The nucleotide sequence ACCCGGTGCACGCCGCGGGCGTCGGCGTAGAGGACGGTGAACTCCTCCCCCGCGTCGTCCAGGCCGATCAGCTGGGTGGTCGGCAGCGGATTGTTCTCCCGCCAGGCACGCGGCGCCGTCTCCGGCACCGGATCGGCGTCGCTGTACTGGCGGAGGAACAGGCCGTCCTCCACCCAGGAGAACTCCGTCCAGCCGACGCCGAGACCCTCGACCTCCGGCTGCACGGTCCACCGTCCGACGAGCGCGTCGAGCCGCGCGAGCGCGGGATGCCGCTCCCCCATCTCGTCCTCCTCGTGTCGCTGGGACTCCGGTGTTCAGCGCCGCCTGACAGAATCGCGCGCATGCGGGGCTTGTTCGCACGGGTGCGGCGATGGTGCACGGACCAGAGACCGACCGTACGCCGGATCCGCCGTACCCTGGTGGTGGTCGTCGCCGGCGCGGCGCTGCTGGCCGGCGGCACCGCGGCCAGCGTGGCGTGGGTCCGCGGCGGCGCGGACGGTCACCTGTTCACCGAGGCCGACGTGCCGGAGGCACCGGTCGCCCTGGTCCTGGGCACCAAGGTGGAGGCCGACGGCACGCCGTCGCCGTTCCTCTCGGCCCGGCTGGAGATCGCGCAGCGGCTCTTCGCCGCCGGCAAGGTCCGGGTCATCCTGGTCTCCGGCGACCACATGAACGACGACTACGACGAGCCCGACGCCATGCGGCGCTGGCTCGTCGACCAGGGTGTGCCGCCGGAGAAGGTGGTACTGGACCACGCCGGCTTCGACACCTACGACTCCTGCGCGCGGGCCCGGCGCATCTTCGGCGTCGAGCGGGCGACCGTGGTGACCCAGTCCTTCCACCTGCCGCGCGCCGTGGCGGTCTGCCGGCAACTCGGCGTGGCGGCGAACGGCGTGGGTGACGACACGGCCCGCCGGTACGCCGACCGCTGGCGGATCAGCGCCACCCGGGAGTACGGCGCCTGTGTGAAGGCCGCCGTGGACGTGTTGTCCGGCCGCGATCCCGTGCACCTGGGCCGCCGGGAGACCGGAGTGGACGAGGCCCTGCGTGCGGGGTGACGTGCGGCCGGCCGGTCGGCGGTAGGGTCGCGGCGTGGTGAAGCTGGCCGAGGAGACCCTGACGGCGGTCGGTCGGATGACCGTCGCGGCAACCGAACTCGAGCACCTGCTGTCCCGGCTCGGTGCCGCCGACGCGGACGCCGACGAGATCTTCGCGCGCGCCGGGGCGCCGCTGCTCGCGGCCCGCGAGGCGGCACGGTCCGCACCGCCGGCCATCCGCGAGGAGTACGCCAACCTGGTCGAGGGAGCAGCCACGCAACTGGCCGTGGGCCAGGCCGCGCTGCGGGCCGTGTGGCGCGGCGGCCGGACCGATGCGGCGCTGTTCGACGAGATCACCGCGCGCCTGCTGCGCTGCCGCGACGCCCTGGACGACCGGATCCCCGTTCCGCACGAGGGTTGACGGGGCCGACCGAGCCTCCGGGAGGACCGACGCCGGCGCTATGGTCGCCCGGTGCCCGAGCTGATCGCGCCCACCACCCGGCTGCACTCCGCCTGGCTGGCGGCCCACCGGGAGTGGGGTCCCGGCCGCCACGAGGACGGTTTCGGGCTGCGCCCCGCCGACGAGGTGGTCTCCCCGGCCGGGTTCGCGGCCTGGGTGGCCCGGTTGACCGACGAGTCCGAGCGGACGCCGGATCCGGGCGGGGTGCGGTGCACGTACCGGTGGATCGTCGAGGGCTGCACCGTGCTCGGCGGGATCGCGCTGCGGCACGAGCTCGACGACTTCCTGCTGCGGGCCGGCGGCCACATCGGCTACGGCATCCGGCCGTCCGCGCGGCGGCGGGGTCTGGCCACCTGGGCGCTGGGCCGGATGCTCGACGAGGCGCGTGGGCTCGGCCTGGACCGGGTGCTGGTCACCTGCGCCGAGGGGAACGTGGCCTCGGCCCGGACCATCGAGCGCCAGGGTGGCGTCCTTGAGGACGTCCGGGACACCGAACTGGGCCGCGTCCGGCGCTACTGGATCACGCTCGAGGTGCCGCGCACGTGCCCCCCACGTTGAGTGAGAGTCCTGGTACATTCGCGCTTCGCCTCGATCGAAAGAGGAACAGCGCATGACCGGCACGGGGGCCGACTCGGGCGCGGGACCGGCCATGGACCCGGTGCCGGGCGCCGGACCAGCGGATCCTTCCGCCCACCATCCACTCGCGCAGCCGCCCGCGTTTCCGCCGCACCCGCCCGCGTTTCCGCCGCAGCCGCCGGTGCCGTGGGCGCCGCCGCCCGGCCCGCGTAACCGCACGTTCGTCGTCGCCGCGGTGATCGTGGGCGTCGTGTTGCTGGTGGGCTGCCTCGGCCTGACCGGCGGCGTGCTCCTGCTGCGCTCGGCGACGACGACCGCGTCCGGGCCGGCGGGGGAGGCGCCCCCGGCGCCGGTCACCGGCCGCAGCCCGGCTGCGACCGCCGCA is from Micromonospora terminaliae and encodes:
- a CDS encoding GNAT family N-acetyltransferase, whose translation is MPELIAPTTRLHSAWLAAHREWGPGRHEDGFGLRPADEVVSPAGFAAWVARLTDESERTPDPGGVRCTYRWIVEGCTVLGGIALRHELDDFLLRAGGHIGYGIRPSARRRGLATWALGRMLDEARGLGLDRVLVTCAEGNVASARTIERQGGVLEDVRDTELGRVRRYWITLEVPRTCPPR
- a CDS encoding SanA/YdcF family protein; amino-acid sequence: MRGLFARVRRWCTDQRPTVRRIRRTLVVVVAGAALLAGGTAASVAWVRGGADGHLFTEADVPEAPVALVLGTKVEADGTPSPFLSARLEIAQRLFAAGKVRVILVSGDHMNDDYDEPDAMRRWLVDQGVPPEKVVLDHAGFDTYDSCARARRIFGVERATVVTQSFHLPRAVAVCRQLGVAANGVGDDTARRYADRWRISATREYGACVKAAVDVLSGRDPVHLGRRETGVDEALRAG